The sequence below is a genomic window from Monodelphis domestica isolate mMonDom1 chromosome 2, mMonDom1.pri, whole genome shotgun sequence.
ACCTTCCCTCTCTTGTGTTTGAAGTTGGCTTTATGGAATCtaagtgtaagactttacatgTATTCCCGttgaattccattttctttgattgGCCCAATGTTTTGGCCTGCCCAGATCTCTCTGGATCCAATGTGTTAGCTATCCCACATAGTTTTGTTAACTGAAGATTTAATGATTAATTAATGACTATTCTTTAGGTTTGGCCATTCAGTCACTTCCTAATTTACTTTATTGTATTATCATCTAACTCACATCTTCACATTTTCTCCACAAGAATAGCATGAGAGATTTTATCAGATACTTTCCCAAAATGTAgctaagtgatatatatatatatatatatatatatatatatatatatatatatataccacattCCTTTGATCTACCAAGTTagtgacctttaaaaaaaagaaaatgggtttCATTTCATGAACCAGGTTGACTTTGTGATCACTGCCCCCTTTTCTAGGTGGCACTAAACTATTCCTCTAATAAATaagttctagaattttgccaggaatcaaaACTCATAATCCCTGGCCTATGGTTTTCAGGCTCCACTTTCTCCTTGATTGAAAATAGGGACATATTTTCTTCTACACTGAGACCTCTCACATtctacacattttttaaaaatgtcatttttcttcaCTCCCCCCCCTCATTGAACATGCctttgtgacaaaaaaaaaaagcaattaaaacaCAATTATCTAGTCCTGAAACAGGTACAGTTtgtatctatttctctctcccttcctgttgCTAAGCCTTGAAATGGagagttttgttgttgtcattgtcattgttgttgttttctgtcCTCTGGGATAATCATTGGATTTTCTGTTACTCAGTGTCTAATTTCTTTTAgtaatcttttcatttatatcatcATAGATATGATGTATATTAGTCTATTATTGCtgcttattttcctttatatcagttcataagtATCTTTCTACATTTTTGTGAATTTctgattcatttctttttttagctttttctttgaGTCCttgaatcaatacaagtattagtttcaaggcagaagagcatcaagggctaggcagttggggttaaatgacttgctcagggtcacacagccagtatctgaggccatattagaGCTCAGGACCGCCTGTCTGTTGGCCTGACTCTGTTAtagattcatcatttcttaaccAAACAataatattgttatatttatatcATCTTTTCAACCACTCTTCCCTTGATTGATAGTTTCTCGTTCTTTACTATCAGaaagagtgctgctataaatatatggCACAGATTAGACCTCTATTGCTGTGTTTATTTCTTTGGACAGTGGTTCTTCAAGTTTCACTGATTGTATTTTAATAGTTGCATCTTTCAGTACCCAAAATATAATTGAGCAGGCCCAGGTAGCCTGAGTTTTTCTGGGGCAGCagcaaagttatttatttagttattttggaCATCAGTTCCTTAATAGTCATATTTGTGAGATCCTTCACAActgctctttctctttcctcccttcctcaatatatgcctaaaatgCTGTGACCCAGTCATGTCATGTTCTGGTTTGGTTGTTTTTGTCATCGTGATGTACTCATTTTCTTCTGCCTACTTCATGTTTATTCTAGTCATAGACTTCTCGCTATCAGTCCCTTCCTTCCCTTGCAGAGAACTCCTCCGACTGGGAGATTAGAAAAGGGTATCAGGATTCTCTGTAGAGCCCAACGTGAATGGGCCTTAGCTTCCCTACAACCCATGGGATGGCTTCTTTTTCAGCGGCCTTCCTCACACAGACTGTCTGCTTGGACGACACAACGGtcaagtttgagatctgggacacaGCAGGACAAGAGCGGTATCACAGCCTGGCCCCCATGTACTATCGGGGAGCCCAGGCAGCCATCGTGGTCTATGACATCACAAATACAGTAAGAGCATCACCACTTTTTCCCCTCATCCTTCCAGAACTAGATGGGCCCTGTGTAACTTtgagcaaggcatttaacctcttgtgattctccattttctcatctataaaaggaagagcttggactagatgacctctaatgtctTCTAGTTTCTAAATCTGTGGTCCTGTGATTCCTTGTTAttattctgatttatttttttacaatctCATATCCATTGAGTAGCAGATAAAAACATTGACATAGAGTACCCTAAGTCAATTTAATATTAACATTCTGTTGGTAGTCTCTAGGTTACATGTGGATTTTCAGTTTAACCAGGCATCGCAAATAACCCCAATTTCAACTATcatcttggtttttaaaaagtgttcttGATCTCAGTTAAGATCCTCCCCTCCCAGTTCTCTCCTGAATCAAATAAACCATTAAGCCAAACCAGCTGACCCATTGATTGAGACTAGCAGCAGAAGCCCTCCAGTCTTGCCCTGACCTGCATTGGCTTCCTTGCCTCTGAGCTTGACTGCCCTGGAGTGGGAGGGGCTTTGGGATATCATTTACTGTTTCAGCTTTATAGTCAGTGCAATGGGAGAGAatcttttctccatccctttaaTAAGCCCCTCTGTCTCACCCCCAGGATACATTTGCACGGGCTAAGAACTGGGTGAAAGAACTGCAGCGGCAGGCTAGTCCCAACATAGTCATTGCACTTGCCGGCAACAAGGCTGACCTGGGCAGCAAGAGAGCTGTGGATTTCCAAGTAAGTAGAGGGCCCATCATTTCCTACCTTCTTTCCCTTACCCAAAAGCAAGGTTTAAGAGCCCAGAGCCTCAAAAAAGCCGGCAGCATGTCAGTAGAGCTGGGAAGAGAACTTCTACCCTCTCTGTTCCTATCTAAAGGAAATTATGTCCCTGGTGTCTTTTTTGGATGGCTTTTCCTAGGATTTGAGGGGTAGGAGGAGAGACAAGGGGATAGCAAGACCTTTGGGATATAGCTGTTGGTGTTGTCTTCTCTCCAAAGAGAGGAGAAACAAGTAGGAATGGGAAAGGGTGACTGAGGTTCATGTATATTTTGTGGGATAACAGGAAGTTTAGAGTAGTGAGAATGGAAAGGATCCAAAGTTGCTCAAGTCAGAGGCCATTACAGGGAAGGTCATTTAGGCCTGACTACACGTGTATGGGGGGGATGGGGGGTGTACTTTGTGGTTTCTGTCCAAGCCagcttccctttctttctattcaAGGAAGCACAAGCCTATGCAGAAGACAACAGCTTGCTGTTCATGGAGACATCAGCAAAGACAGcaatgaatgtgaatgaaattttcATGGCAATAGGTGGGTTCCCTTGAATTCTTCCCTTCCTGCACTACCAGATTGTATCTTTGACCTGGGAACCATCCTGTGGTTTCTTGGGGTCTCTAGGACTCTTTTTATTTGcaaaatcttttttccttcttgatgTTAGGTAAAATTTGCCCTTTCACAGATAACTTTTGGTGTTTGTTTAAACCCCAAGAAGTAAGCTAGTGATCTAGAGCATTTAGGCCATTTCTTGTTTTCTGTCCCAAAGTCTGAGGGTTATTTGGATTCTGTGTGGCTTGGTGGTCCAGAGTACCCTGCTTCCTTGTTGGGAACCAGCTACCTCTCAAGACTGTTATGCTTTTGGCCTGAAATGGCCAACTTAAAATTGAAGTCTACTATCAGAGCTCAGGTGAAGGTAGGGCTTTGGATTCAGCTAGTCATCCAACCACATGACTGGTtactatacaaactctttttttctttcaccctCTAGCTAAGAAGCTGCCTAAGAATGAGCCCCAGAATGCACCTGGTGCCCCGGGCCGGAATCGGGGTGTAGACCTCCAGGAAAACAGCCCAACCAGCAGGAGCCAGTGCTGCAGCAACTGAGCACCCACTTTGCCCACCCACTGCCCCCCACCTCTCCCTGCCTGAACAACCTGACTGGAATCCACTCTAACCAATCGCACTTAACGAGAGCGAGCCACCAccatgggggggtgggggaggctgCCGTgatttctccatatattttttGATCGTAGGCTGGAGGGAGCTATTCCACCCGCACCTTTCTGTACAAATACTAATTCAATTTTAAGTCTTAAGTcacttttttaatatatatgaacTTCAGCTCTTCCTACCCCtccccttttattcttttctggTGGTAGCTGCATGTCCCAattcttctccctacccttgtatTTTTTAGGGGTGGGGGGATAGGGAGGTGGTTACCCCTTCTGTCCCTTTTGCTGATTGGGAGAAGTGTTGGTAGCACTTCAGTCTCATAAGCTCACTCACCACCTTGGAGTGGGTTTTGTTTATCTTGGGATGGAAGGAAAGCCCTGGGTGGGGGAAGAGAACTAGGAGGATTTTCCCTCAGCTGGTTCTTACTGGGGCCACCCTACCCCTTTACCCCACCCCACTGACTCACAGCCTAGAGAGAAACAGCATTATTGTGGCAGCCAAGAACCCTTTACCCAAATCTCCTGCTACCACCTGGACCTCTGGCTCTGAGCCCTATTTTGACCAAATCATAATGATgagtatttggggggggggggagaagggaatggaaccaactttttctgtattttgtattgtATGTTTTCTTCAACATGTAACCAATCAGTATCTTGTCAATATAGTACACCGATCGACCTCTCACTtgactctttatttcttttagttaatattgttctttgttctttaaaaaCAGATCCCAGTAGCTTCTGATTTgaaaaaagctttttttcccccaattaaaaAGGGGgtgattaaaggaaaaattatttccccACTTCCTGAGCCAGATAGGGTAATGATGCATGAAGGGAGGAGGGCCCAGAAGGTAGTGTGTGAATGaccttttccctctgtaaaagaaaaatatgagcaAATGGGGACTTTATTGTGAGGGCTGCAGTCCTAAAAGTTAGGGTCTGCAGACACACAGTCTAAAATCCTGAGCTTTTCAGCTGACAGATATTTATGCTTTATGCAAAGGAGCCAAATTTACACAAATTTACCCCAGAAGGGGTTAGCCAAACTGGATCTTCTTTACCCTGATCATTCCTCTACCTTCTCCTGGAAGTAGGGCTGCCTGGTGTCTCTGTAAAGTGGATTGCACAGCCTTTGTCCATATATGGTGTTAGAGATTACTCCAAGATTACTCTGGAGTTTCAAAGACAAATGAGCCATCATAATCCCACAGCCTCAGGAGCATCTGGACAGTAAAGGCTTGTGCAAACTCCCTTTGACAAAGATAATTTGTAAGGTACTATAaggaattttctttattatttttgctcaCACTATGATTATTGACTATTGTTTCTcatatataatcaataatcaatagtTAGGATTATTACTATCAAATCTTATAGGATTACATGCAAAGGCTATAAAGCCATTAAGAAATATTGAACAATGAATATTGAAATTTGCTTAATTAAGTTATCCTTTACACTATCCTCCTTTGCCATGGGTCTGTG
It includes:
- the RAB5C gene encoding ras-related protein Rab-5C; this translates as MAGRGGAARPNGPAAGNKICQFKLVLLGESAVGKSSLVLRFVKGQFHEYQESTIGAAFLTQTVCLDDTTVKFEIWDTAGQERYHSLAPMYYRGAQAAIVVYDITNTDTFARAKNWVKELQRQASPNIVIALAGNKADLGSKRAVDFQEAQAYAEDNSLLFMETSAKTAMNVNEIFMAIAKKLPKNEPQNAPGAPGRNRGVDLQENSPTSRSQCCSN